One region of Trichosurus vulpecula isolate mTriVul1 chromosome 1, mTriVul1.pri, whole genome shotgun sequence genomic DNA includes:
- the ABHD8 gene encoding protein ABHD8: MLTGVADGIMCCLLGSTTNAVGPLESVESSDGYTFVEVKPGRILRVKHVCPPPVGDQPPAPLQPEGEQGGLVHCKRRITVYRNGQLVVENLGDVLRADLLQGYNGIGEPPSTLELEMPEPSSSLANGPSGEGTRPGSGPAGRRRRARRPKRTINIDCEKRVTSCKGAQADVVLFFIHGVGGSLAIWKEQLDFFVGLGYEVVAPDLAGHGASSAPQVAAAYTFYALAEDMRAIFKRYAKRRNVLIGHSYGVSFCTFLAHEYPELVHKVIMINGGGPTALEPSLCSIFNMPTCVLRCLSPCLAWSFLKAGFARQGAKEKQLLKEGNAFNVSSFVLRAMMSGQYWPEGDEVYHAELTVPVLLVHGMHDKFVPVEEDQRMAEILLLAFLKLIDEGSHMVMLECPETVNTLLHEFLLWEPEVLGPPDHPDTSATEKK, translated from the exons ATGCTGACCGGTGTGGCCGATGGCATTATGTGCTGCCTCCTGGGCTCAACAACCAATGCTGTGGGTCCTCTGGAAAGTGTTGAGTCCAGTGATGGCTACACTTTTGTGGAGGTAAAGCCAGGGAGAATTCTTCGGGTGAAGCATGTATGCCCCCCACCTGTGGGAGACCAGCCACCGGCACCATTGCAGCCAGAAGGGGAGCAGGGCGGATTAGTTCACTGCAAGCGGCGCATCACTGTCTACCGTAATGGGCAGCTGGTGGTGGAGAACCTCGGGGACGTGCTACGAGCTGACCTCCTGCAAGGGTACAATGGTATTGGTGAGCCCCCCTCCACCTTGGAGCTGGAGATGCCCGAACCTTCTTCTTCGTTGGCGAATGGCCCATCAGGGGAAGGGACCCGCCCAGGCTCGGGGCCTGcagggcggcggcggcgggcaCGGCGCCCCAAGCGTACCATCAATATCGACTGTGAGAAGCGGGTCACCAGTTGCAAGGGTGCCCAGGCTGATGTGGTCCTCTTCTTCATCCATGGCGTGGGTGGCTCCCTGGCCATCTGGAAGGAGCAACTGGACTTCTTTGTTGGCCTGGGCTATGAGGTGGTGGCTCCAGACCTGGCAGGACACGGGGCCAGCTCTGCCCCGCAAGTGGCTGCTGCATATACCTTCTATGCTCTTGCTGAGGACATGCGAGCCATCTTCAAACGCTATGCCAAGAGGCGAAATGTGCTCATTGGGCATTCGTATGG GGTTTCCTTTTGCACATTCCTGGCCCACGAGTACCCGGAACTGGTTCATAAAGTCATCATGATCAATGGTGGTGGTCCCACAGCCCTGGAGCCAAGCCTTTGCTCCATCTTCAATATGCCCACCTGTGTTCTCCGATGCCTCTCACCTTGCCTGGCCTGGAGCTTCCTCAA GGCCGGCTTTGCCCGCCAGGGAGCCAAGGAGAAACAGCTGCTGAAGGAAGGCAATGCCTTCAACGTTTCCTCCTTTGTGCTTCGGGCCATGATGAGTGGACAATACTGGCCAGAAGGTGATGAGGTCTACCACGCTGAGCTCACTGTACCTGTCTTGCTGGTGCATGGTATGCACGACAAATTCGTGCCTGTAGAAGAAGACCAGCGTATGGCAGAG ATCCTCCTCTTAGCTTTCCTGAAGCTCATTGATGAGGGTAGCCACATGGTGATGCTAGAGTGTCCAGAGACAGTCAACACCCTGCTCCATGAATTCCTTCTGTGGGAGCCAGAGGTCTTGGGGCCACCTGACCATCCTGATACCAGTGCCACTGAGAAGAAATAA